The Erwinia sorbitola nucleotide sequence ACAATAAAGCCCAGCGATAAACCCAGTACAAAAGAGATAAGAGTTAATGGAATCGTAAATGTCACGCCGGCATACAACATCGGCCAGAATGAATCAATTGCTAACGTCAACCATGCTGGCATATTTCACCTGTATACCCGTCATATTTCGAGCCGCAAACGCGTTGGCTGCTCCCGTTCATCCGCATCACTTATTTAAGTAAGCTCTTCAGGGTGAGGAGATTCGAATTATTTTGAGTCTGATTTTGTTCTATTTTCTTCGATGGCGAGAGAATATCACGGAGGATGAAAACACGCTTATATCATGAAATGATATAATATATTCGATAAGAATATATATTTAATTCATAAGCATTGCTGAAAAACGCATAAAGAAATTCAGGCCTGGCTAACGGATGTTAACCGGGCCTGTCTGGCAATCAACCGCGATAGACGCAGCCAGCGGTGCAGGTCTCTTTCACCAGTACGGCGCTTAACAGCGGCAGTACGGGTTTCATCTGCTGCCAAATCCACTCTGCCAGCACTTCACTGGTAGGATTTTCGAGGCCTGGAATATCATTGAGATAATAGTGATCCAGGCGGTCATAGACGGGTTTGAACGCCGCCTTAATCTCGGAAAAATCCATTACCCAGCCTGTATGTGCATCCACCTCGCCAGTAATTTCCAGACGAACCATAAAGGAGTGCCCGTGCAGGCGGCCGCATTTGTGCCCGGCAGGCACATTGGGTAACAGGTGCGCGGCTTCGAATTGAAAATCTTTAAATAGCGTAGTAGCCATAGTGACAGTCTCAGTCTTTATCAATAAAACCGCCGAAGGATACCGGAA carries:
- the queD gene encoding 6-carboxytetrahydropterin synthase QueD, producing the protein MATTLFKDFQFEAAHLLPNVPAGHKCGRLHGHSFMVRLEITGEVDAHTGWVMDFSEIKAAFKPVYDRLDHYYLNDIPGLENPTSEVLAEWIWQQMKPVLPLLSAVLVKETCTAGCVYRG